One segment of Castanea sativa cultivar Marrone di Chiusa Pesio chromosome 3, ASM4071231v1 DNA contains the following:
- the LOC142629007 gene encoding uncharacterized protein LOC142629007, whose protein sequence is MGAKSSVYTGQSTDAAAQVVNTVFWEPERGHTTEDYRTLWNNLEQLVRGGKLKQFLYHPNGQGGQARSGSQRDASSKPPLGTINVILAAQGRTGSHPFRVLFIAQPFTEDSSLEPKRIRMEVRPALSFSNEDKIGTMQPHNDALVVTLRIRGYDVKRVLVDQGFDEKVVVLMGQIRLPVQAGSEVVEVDFIVERPWLHAMGVASFTLHLKVKYPSGDMVEEVVGSQSMARQYLVAAIGH, encoded by the exons atgggtgcaaaatcgagtgtctacactGGGCAATCTACGGATGCTGCTGCTCAAGTGGTTAACACTGTATTCTGGGAGCCA GAGCGAGGGCATACTACAGAGGACTACAGAACTTTGTGGAATAACCTAGAGCAGCTGGTTCGAGGTGGTAAGTTAAAGCAATTTTTATATCACCCCAATGGGCAAGGAGGCCAGGCAAGGTCAGGATCTCAGAGAGATGCTTCTTCAAAACCACCTCTGGGCACAATCAACGTTATTCTTGCCGCTCAGGGAAGGACTGGCTCTCACCCCTTTAGGGTACTGTTCATAGCTCAGCCATTCACAGAGGACTCGTCCCTTGAGCCAAAGAGAATTAGAATGGAGGTCCGACCAGCATTGAGTTTTTCTAATGAGGATAAGATTGGAACCATGCAGCCACACAAcgatgccctggtggtcactCTTAGAATAAGGGgctatgacgtgaagagggtgttGGTGGACCAGG GTTTTGATGAAAAAGTTGTCGTCCTCATGGGTCAGATTAGACTACCGGTCCAGGCAGGTTCAGAGGTGGTCGAGGTGGACTTCATTGTGGAGAGACCctggcttcatgccatgggggTTGCTTCCTTCACTCTGCATCTTAAGGTGAAATACCCATCAGGGGACATGGTAGAGGAAGTGGTTGGAAGCCAATCTATGGCTAGGCAGTACTTGGTGGCTGCAATTGGGCATTAG